Proteins found in one Labrenzia sp. VG12 genomic segment:
- a CDS encoding ligase-associated DNA damage response DEXH box helicase, whose product MDVQLLPNRFQSWFAARGWAPRPHQLQLIDHLAQGHSTLLIAPTGAGKTLAGFLPSLVELEARGKRKPGAGGSGIHTLYISPLKALAVDIARNLEAPVSEMGLPVKLETRTGDTPSHKRQRQKLNPPDILLTTPEQIALLLSDPASARLFASLKTVILDELHALVTSKRGDLLALGLARLRRLAPGLRTIGLSATVAEPDDLRAYLVDQPEADGRSLSHMVQVVGGAQPDISILDSEERVPWSGHSSRYAVRDIYEQIKKHNVSLLFVNTRSQAEMVFQELWRINDDTLPIALHHGSLDVGQRRKVEAAMASGGLRAVVATSSLDMGIDWGDIDLVINIGAPKGASRLAQRIGRANHRMDEPSKAILIPSNRFEVLECQAALAASKRGEQDTPPLRQGALDVLAQHLLGLACADPLDALATYEEIRSSETYRHLTWETFESVLDFVATGGYALKSYDQYAKLRKGKDGLWRIAHPKIAQQYRLNVGTIVEAPMLKVRLVRSKADGRRTPVGRGGRVLGEMEEYFIEQMSPGDTFLFGGEVVRFEGLRENEAYVSRTKSDNPMIPSYMGGKFPLSTYLAEGVRTMLATPSSWKALPDQVREWLEIQKDKSVLPARDGLLVETFPRANKHYMVCYPFEGRLAHQTLGMLLTKRLERLGARPLGFVANDYALSVWGLGDLSLLFSSGKIPLDQLFEEDILGDDLDAWLAESSLMKRTFRNCAVIAGLIERRHPGLEKTGRQVTVSSDLIYDVLRAHEPDHILLKATWNDAAEGLLDISRLGELLARIRGRITHTGLPHVSPLAVPILLEIGKEPVYGEAIDTLLADAAEEMILEAME is encoded by the coding sequence ATGGACGTGCAGCTGCTTCCCAATCGGTTCCAGAGCTGGTTTGCCGCGCGAGGCTGGGCGCCTCGGCCGCATCAGTTGCAGCTGATCGATCATCTTGCCCAGGGTCATTCCACGCTGCTGATCGCCCCCACCGGTGCCGGCAAGACGCTCGCCGGTTTTTTGCCCAGTCTCGTTGAGCTGGAGGCCCGTGGTAAACGCAAACCGGGGGCGGGTGGAAGCGGCATTCACACACTCTATATCTCGCCGCTGAAGGCGCTCGCCGTCGACATTGCCCGCAACCTCGAGGCTCCTGTTTCGGAAATGGGCCTGCCGGTCAAGCTGGAAACACGCACCGGCGACACGCCCTCTCACAAGCGCCAGCGGCAGAAACTGAACCCGCCGGATATCCTTTTGACCACACCGGAGCAAATCGCGCTGCTCCTGTCGGACCCGGCCTCGGCCCGGCTCTTCGCGTCTCTGAAAACCGTCATACTCGACGAGCTGCACGCGCTGGTGACCTCCAAGCGCGGCGATCTCCTGGCGCTCGGCCTTGCACGTCTGCGGCGCCTCGCACCGGGGCTCAGGACCATCGGCCTGTCGGCAACGGTTGCCGAACCGGATGATCTCAGGGCCTATCTGGTCGATCAGCCGGAAGCGGACGGCCGCAGCCTGTCGCATATGGTCCAGGTGGTCGGCGGCGCCCAACCGGACATCTCCATCCTCGACAGCGAGGAACGGGTCCCCTGGTCCGGCCATTCCTCGCGCTACGCGGTGCGCGATATCTATGAACAGATCAAGAAACACAATGTCTCCCTTTTGTTCGTGAACACCCGAAGCCAGGCGGAAATGGTGTTCCAGGAGCTTTGGCGGATCAACGACGACACGCTGCCAATCGCGCTTCACCACGGCTCGCTCGATGTCGGTCAGCGTCGCAAGGTGGAAGCGGCCATGGCCTCCGGTGGCTTGCGCGCCGTTGTCGCGACATCGTCGCTCGACATGGGCATCGACTGGGGCGACATCGACCTGGTCATCAATATTGGCGCGCCGAAAGGGGCCAGCCGGCTGGCACAGCGGATCGGTCGTGCCAATCACCGGATGGACGAACCGTCCAAGGCCATTCTGATCCCCTCCAACCGGTTTGAGGTGCTGGAGTGCCAGGCCGCGCTGGCGGCCTCCAAACGCGGAGAGCAGGACACCCCGCCCCTGCGACAAGGGGCGCTTGATGTGCTGGCCCAACACCTGCTCGGCCTCGCCTGCGCCGACCCGCTCGACGCGTTGGCAACTTATGAAGAGATCCGGTCGTCGGAGACCTACCGGCACCTCACCTGGGAGACTTTTGAAAGCGTGCTCGACTTCGTGGCGACCGGCGGCTATGCGCTCAAGAGCTACGACCAGTATGCCAAGCTGCGGAAAGGCAAGGACGGGCTCTGGCGGATCGCCCATCCAAAGATTGCCCAACAGTACCGGCTCAATGTCGGCACCATTGTCGAAGCGCCGATGCTGAAGGTTCGGCTGGTGCGCTCGAAAGCCGACGGACGGCGCACGCCGGTCGGCCGTGGCGGCCGGGTGCTTGGCGAGATGGAAGAGTATTTCATCGAACAGATGTCGCCGGGCGACACGTTTCTATTCGGCGGTGAGGTCGTGCGCTTCGAGGGCCTGCGCGAAAACGAGGCCTATGTCTCACGCACCAAATCTGACAACCCGATGATCCCGTCCTATATGGGTGGCAAGTTTCCGCTCTCCACCTATCTGGCCGAAGGTGTCAGGACCATGCTGGCAACGCCTTCATCATGGAAAGCCCTGCCGGACCAGGTCCGGGAGTGGCTGGAGATCCAGAAGGACAAGTCAGTGCTGCCGGCACGGGACGGGCTGCTGGTGGAAACCTTTCCTCGCGCCAACAAGCACTACATGGTGTGTTATCCGTTCGAGGGCCGGCTGGCCCATCAGACCCTCGGCATGCTCCTGACAAAACGGCTTGAACGGCTGGGGGCCCGCCCGCTCGGATTTGTCGCCAATGACTATGCCCTCTCGGTCTGGGGCCTCGGCGATCTCTCCTTGCTGTTCTCGTCCGGCAAGATCCCGCTCGACCAACTGTTCGAAGAAGACATTCTCGGGGACGATCTCGATGCCTGGCTGGCTGAATCCAGTCTGATGAAACGCACATTCCGCAACTGCGCGGTGATTGCCGGGCTGATCGAGCGACGCCATCCGGGACTGGAAAAAACGGGACGGCAGGTCACCGTTTCCTCGGATCTGATCTACGATGTCCTGCGCGCCCACGAGCCCGATCACATCCTGCTCAAGGCCACCTGGAACGATGCAGCCGAAGGACTTCTGGATATCTCGCGACTGGGGGAACTTCTTGCCAGAATTCGCGGACGAATCACGCATACTGGTCTTCCACATGTCTCTCCCCTCGCGGTGCCCATTCTGCTGGAAATCGGCAAGGAACCGGTCTACGGGGAAGCCATCGACACGCTGCTGGCGGACGCGGCGGAAGAAATGATCCTGGAGGCCATGGAATGA
- a CDS encoding ligase-associated DNA damage response exonuclease — MIDLLTLTPEGLYSAEAGAHIDPVRPVEKAIITHGHADHARAGHGAVLATRQTLDIMAIRYGENFCGQAQEIGYGETLQVGGVSVTLHPAGHVLGSAQVLLAAKGRRTVVSGDYKRQADPTCASFELVPCDTFVTEATFGLPVFRHPPASEEIGKLLASLDLFPEQTHLVGAYALGKAQRVIGELRAAGYGKTIFLHGALEKLTAYYESQGIALGPVEPVGKRGKELAGEIVLCPPGQLSDRWARRFGDPVAAMASGWMRVRARARQRGAELPLILSDHADWDDLCRTILETGAEQIWVTHGAEEALVHWCELNGRNARPLNMIGYDDGEDTDAAPVTEP, encoded by the coding sequence ATGATCGACCTCCTCACACTCACGCCGGAAGGCCTCTATTCCGCCGAAGCCGGTGCGCATATCGACCCGGTCCGCCCGGTTGAAAAGGCCATCATCACGCATGGTCATGCCGATCATGCCCGGGCAGGGCACGGCGCGGTGCTGGCGACCCGGCAGACGCTCGACATCATGGCCATCCGCTACGGCGAGAATTTTTGCGGTCAGGCACAGGAGATCGGCTATGGGGAAACGCTGCAGGTTGGCGGAGTGTCGGTCACCCTGCACCCGGCCGGGCACGTTCTGGGCTCCGCACAGGTTCTGTTGGCAGCGAAGGGGCGGCGAACCGTTGTGTCCGGTGATTACAAGCGACAGGCCGATCCGACCTGCGCCAGTTTCGAGCTTGTGCCCTGCGACACTTTCGTGACGGAAGCGACGTTCGGCTTGCCGGTGTTTCGTCATCCGCCCGCCTCGGAGGAAATCGGCAAACTGCTTGCGTCTTTGGATCTGTTTCCCGAACAGACGCATCTTGTCGGCGCCTACGCGCTTGGCAAGGCGCAGCGCGTGATTGGTGAATTGAGAGCAGCCGGTTATGGCAAGACCATCTTTCTTCACGGTGCCCTGGAAAAGCTGACGGCTTATTACGAAAGCCAGGGCATTGCGCTCGGGCCGGTCGAGCCGGTCGGAAAACGCGGCAAGGAACTTGCGGGCGAAATCGTGCTCTGTCCGCCCGGCCAGTTGAGCGACCGCTGGGCCCGACGCTTCGGCGACCCGGTCGCCGCGATGGCCTCCGGATGGATGCGCGTGCGGGCAAGGGCGCGCCAGCGCGGGGCGGAACTGCCGTTGATCCTGTCCGATCATGCCGACTGGGACGATCTGTGCCGAACGATCCTGGAGACCGGCGCCGAACAGATCTGGGTCACCCACGGTGCTGAGGAGGCACTTGTCCACTGGTGTGAATTGAATGGACGAAATGCTCGCCCCCTCAATATGATAGGCTATGATGACGGCGAGGACACCGACGCAGCGCCGGTTACAGAACCTTAA
- a CDS encoding DUF4440 domain-containing protein, translated as MADDGGYQGAGNGSTNGAGADSNGDAEEAIAQLFDDYQAGFNDYDIDRICDCFALPAIIWQHEKGHVFNDDEELIENIEALLKALEKEGVSHSDFHVVSSHVSGSTALVTLDWTQESSDGEAVFEFTCHYQLIQDGADWVIACIVNE; from the coding sequence ATGGCGGACGACGGTGGATATCAGGGAGCCGGCAATGGTTCGACCAATGGCGCCGGGGCGGACAGCAACGGCGATGCCGAAGAGGCGATTGCCCAGCTTTTTGACGACTATCAGGCCGGCTTCAACGACTATGATATTGACCGCATCTGCGACTGCTTCGCGCTGCCGGCGATCATCTGGCAGCATGAAAAGGGCCACGTCTTCAACGACGACGAAGAGCTGATCGAAAACATAGAGGCTCTCTTAAAGGCGCTGGAAAAAGAAGGCGTCAGCCATTCCGACTTTCACGTTGTCTCGAGCCATGTCAGCGGTTCGACCGCACTGGTAACCCTCGACTGGACCCAGGAAAGCTCGGACGGTGAAGCGGTTTTCGAATTCACCTGCCATTATCAGCTGATCCAGGACGGTGCCGACTGGGTCATTGCCTGTATCGTCAATGAATAG
- a CDS encoding right-handed parallel beta-helix repeat-containing protein: MNSRGVLLRIAGCLLVALTAAATAAEAAAEPGALTPAPEDLRACEPPDIVTGLTLLETGCRYTSPLVISHSDVLLDCRGATIASMTRRGITIRPGLKNVIIRDCRLHDTGGVLIEGQTPADDAAARDEARANSSQGVVLDHLTITSSYMTGVFVDHYVVGATIRNSIVEDGHHVGVYLEHGSQKNVVSGNLIRNNGLFTNRGIRRIGPTRREGLSVDGSAFNLIEDNVFDGNAFGGIFHYKNCWEFHTTNPESRPRLQGSDGNVIRGNTFRNMDIGIWVASRQARDLVTWDCGDQSPYENPVPLTIMMSERPWGVSDAFLGYHFNPELIAGLVDDRAPEPRWPFPMALYLFEDFAKDNRYENNCFEELKTGIRIEDDGNVVADNLFIGDFEYLYLGSPFRARYLDRPLRDTVIEGNLAVSPSGKGFLENSFLAEGEHVGTTLSQNGSAATPHCPSPAEAPS; encoded by the coding sequence ATGAATAGTCGCGGTGTGTTGCTCCGCATTGCCGGTTGTTTGCTGGTTGCCCTCACCGCAGCCGCAACAGCGGCGGAGGCCGCAGCCGAACCCGGCGCATTGACGCCCGCGCCTGAAGACCTGCGTGCATGTGAGCCGCCCGACATCGTTACCGGGTTAACCCTTCTGGAGACCGGGTGCCGTTACACAAGCCCACTTGTCATCAGCCACAGCGATGTCCTGCTTGATTGCCGTGGGGCGACCATTGCCAGCATGACCCGGCGCGGGATCACAATTCGGCCGGGCTTGAAAAACGTGATCATCCGCGATTGCCGTCTGCACGACACGGGTGGTGTGCTGATCGAAGGCCAAACGCCGGCGGATGATGCCGCCGCCCGGGATGAGGCACGGGCCAATTCTTCGCAGGGCGTGGTGCTTGATCACCTGACCATCACGAGTTCCTACATGACCGGCGTCTTCGTCGATCACTATGTGGTCGGTGCGACGATCCGCAATTCGATCGTTGAAGACGGCCACCATGTGGGCGTCTATCTGGAACACGGATCGCAGAAAAACGTCGTTTCAGGCAATCTTATCCGCAACAATGGCCTGTTCACCAACCGGGGCATTCGCCGGATTGGCCCGACACGCAGAGAAGGGCTGTCCGTCGACGGCTCGGCGTTTAATCTGATTGAAGACAACGTGTTTGATGGCAACGCGTTCGGTGGCATCTTTCATTACAAGAACTGTTGGGAATTCCATACCACCAACCCTGAAAGCCGCCCGCGATTGCAAGGCTCAGACGGGAACGTCATCCGTGGTAACACGTTCCGCAACATGGACATCGGCATCTGGGTTGCATCCCGCCAGGCGCGTGACCTGGTAACCTGGGACTGCGGCGACCAAAGCCCCTACGAAAACCCTGTTCCGCTCACGATCATGATGTCAGAGCGCCCCTGGGGCGTGTCCGATGCTTTCCTCGGCTATCATTTCAATCCGGAACTGATCGCTGGGCTCGTTGACGACAGAGCACCGGAACCGCGCTGGCCGTTTCCGATGGCCCTTTATCTCTTTGAGGATTTCGCCAAGGACAACCGGTACGAAAACAACTGCTTCGAAGAGCTGAAAACAGGCATCCGCATAGAGGACGATGGCAACGTGGTTGCCGACAATCTTTTCATAGGCGACTTTGAATATCTCTACCTGGGTAGCCCCTTCAGAGCCCGGTATCTGGACCGGCCATTGAGGGACACGGTTATAGAGGGAAACCTCGCGGTCTCCCCGTCGGGAAAGGGATTTCTGGAAAACAGTTTCCTTGCCGAAGGGGAGCATGTCGGCACCACGCTTAGCCAAAACGGTTCGGCGGCAACGCCGCATTGCCCTTCCCCGGCAGAAGCCCCTTCTTAA
- a CDS encoding PAN domain-containing protein, whose product MTNPFTAFSGAAFLLLAATTTTAAQDTPDFHMDCHAARTNNETFICSDEDLLRRDAQLGELSDRLYSFLDAQGKAEMAREYAEWLATRDDCEDSYMCNASMYSERITFLQEELDHMDAPGFAAPATPSVGADGFGMVANAGIPGHNQESFPGMTLDICKSICVQRPWCKSIDFDRTNGACYVQPVAQEDVGSLRTDYPGNPYDHYFYAPRLRN is encoded by the coding sequence ATGACAAATCCGTTTACTGCTTTTTCGGGCGCCGCATTCCTGTTGCTGGCAGCAACCACCACCACTGCTGCTCAGGACACGCCAGACTTCCACATGGATTGCCACGCTGCCAGAACCAACAACGAGACCTTCATCTGTTCCGATGAAGATCTACTCAGGCGGGACGCCCAGCTCGGAGAGCTGTCGGATCGGCTTTACAGCTTCCTGGATGCGCAGGGAAAAGCCGAGATGGCGCGTGAATATGCGGAATGGCTGGCCACACGCGACGACTGCGAAGACAGCTATATGTGCAATGCCAGCATGTATTCGGAGCGGATCACGTTTCTGCAGGAAGAACTGGACCACATGGACGCACCTGGGTTTGCCGCACCTGCCACACCATCCGTCGGCGCGGATGGTTTCGGCATGGTCGCAAATGCCGGCATCCCGGGACACAACCAGGAGAGCTTTCCCGGAATGACTCTCGACATCTGCAAGTCGATCTGCGTTCAAAGGCCCTGGTGCAAGAGCATCGACTTCGATCGCACCAATGGCGCCTGTTACGTGCAGCCGGTTGCCCAGGAAGATGTCGGCTCACTCCGGACAGATTATCCGGGCAATCCATACGACCACTATTTCTACGCACCGCGCCTGCGGAACTGA
- a CDS encoding TetR/AcrR family transcriptional regulator — translation MPTLLNPGQRRQPKQLRSRLMVETIVEAAHQVFSEHGFEGATTNQIAERAGISIGSLYQYFPNKDALILDVQRRHHEDVLTTVKNAMQLSGVLPLRDAIRSVIAANLDMHLQSPKLHAAFEEWIPAESKLVDRDGFRKEMATVIRAFLSKRPEIAQAAPLDQTVFVIMNMVRSVMHASVRDQGSHVDRTKVIDTLTDSLLGCLQPVCVGR, via the coding sequence GTGCCGACACTTCTGAACCCTGGCCAGCGTCGCCAGCCAAAGCAATTGCGCTCCCGACTGATGGTCGAAACGATCGTGGAGGCGGCCCATCAGGTGTTTTCGGAGCATGGCTTCGAGGGCGCCACCACCAACCAAATTGCGGAACGTGCCGGCATCAGCATCGGGTCGCTCTATCAGTATTTTCCGAACAAGGACGCACTCATTCTGGACGTTCAAAGACGGCACCATGAGGACGTCCTCACCACCGTCAAGAACGCGATGCAGCTGTCCGGCGTGTTGCCTTTGCGCGATGCAATCCGGTCCGTCATTGCCGCCAATCTCGACATGCATCTGCAGTCACCGAAATTGCATGCCGCGTTCGAGGAGTGGATCCCGGCAGAATCCAAACTGGTGGACCGAGACGGTTTCCGTAAGGAGATGGCGACAGTTATCCGTGCCTTCCTGTCAAAGCGGCCGGAAATCGCGCAGGCAGCCCCGCTGGACCAGACCGTTTTCGTGATCATGAACATGGTCCGTTCCGTTATGCATGCGTCTGTTCGCGATCAGGGTTCACACGTGGACAGAACCAAGGTCATCGACACGCTGACCGATAGCCTGCTTGGCTGCCTTCAACCGGTGTGCGTCGGTCGGTAG
- a CDS encoding MipA/OmpV family protein: MVPLSAWAATGCAVAPAFAADLAQEQPDWPTEEPDEKDGFHGLVIVGGGAMPDYEGATEYAAMPFFNANLEAFGLGLEIEGPEAALNLRPDAAFQFGPAIRYDMGRDGASNKVVDRLDKIDGAFEVGGFAAYQFNAFLMQSAVFEISAELMADISGVHEGVSGSVSASYMVAATERLRLGADVSLGLASDGYMDTYFGVTTAGANRSGLAAYTAAGGVKDVSLGVTASYNVTERWGIVGRASYSRLLGDAADSPIVKKEGSPDQFMGGLGISYSF; the protein is encoded by the coding sequence ATGGTGCCCCTGTCGGCCTGGGCAGCGACGGGTTGTGCGGTTGCGCCGGCATTTGCCGCGGATCTGGCACAGGAGCAACCGGACTGGCCCACCGAGGAACCTGACGAGAAGGATGGTTTTCACGGGCTGGTCATTGTCGGCGGCGGCGCCATGCCGGATTACGAAGGCGCGACCGAATATGCCGCAATGCCGTTTTTCAATGCCAATCTGGAGGCTTTCGGTCTGGGGCTGGAAATCGAAGGGCCGGAAGCGGCCCTGAACCTGAGGCCCGATGCGGCCTTTCAGTTCGGGCCGGCGATCCGCTACGACATGGGGCGGGACGGTGCCAGCAACAAGGTGGTTGACCGGCTCGACAAGATCGACGGGGCGTTCGAGGTCGGCGGGTTCGCGGCCTATCAGTTCAACGCCTTTCTGATGCAATCCGCCGTATTCGAGATCTCGGCGGAACTGATGGCGGATATCTCAGGTGTTCATGAAGGCGTTTCCGGATCCGTCTCCGCCTCCTACATGGTGGCGGCCACCGAACGGCTGCGGCTCGGCGCGGATGTGTCGCTGGGGCTCGCCAGTGATGGGTACATGGATACCTATTTCGGCGTGACGACTGCCGGGGCGAACCGTTCCGGTCTGGCGGCTTATACAGCCGCCGGCGGTGTCAAGGACGTCAGTCTCGGCGTCACGGCCAGCTACAATGTCACGGAGCGCTGGGGCATCGTCGGCCGGGCGTCCTATTCCAGGCTTCTTGGTGATGCTGCCGACAGTCCGATCGTCAAGAAGGAAGGATCTCCGGACCAGTTCATGGGCGGACTGGGGATTTCCTATTCCTTCTGA